In Streptomyces camelliae, the sequence GCTCTACCAGATGCTGGTGCTGGCGACGCTCCTCAGCGCCCGTATCCGGGCCGACACCGCGGTGGCCGCGGCCCGCGCGCTGTTCGACGCCGGGATGCGCGACCCGCGCGCGATGGCGCGGGCGTCCTGGCAGCAGCGCGTCGACGCCCTCGGCAAGGGCGGCTACCGCCGTTACGACGAACGGACCTCCACCATGCTCGGCGAGGGAGCCGAGCTGCTGCTGGAGCGCTGGGGCGGTGATCTGCGCCGGCTGCGCGAGGAGTCCGACCCGAGGAAGGCGCTGCTGGACATTCCCGGCATCGGTCCCACCGGGGCCGACATCTTCCTGCGCGACGTGCAGGGGGTCTGGCCGGAGTTCGCCCCGTACGCCGACCGCAAGGTCCTCGACGGAGCCCGGCGGCTCGGGCTGCCCGCCTCGCCGGAGAAACTGGGCGGCCTCGTCACCGGCCGTGACCTGCCCCGGCTGGCGGACGGCTTGGTCCACGCCGCGCTCGACAGACCGCTCGCCGACGAGGTGCTCGCCGCCGCGAAGGCGGCCTGACCGACCGGTGCGACCGATGGACCCGACACCCACGATCCATGAATGCGCTGCCATGTGCCTGAGACTCGGGAGGTGCCGGTGATGGACGGGCGCAGGCTGACGGAGGCCGAACGCCGGGCGCTGGTCGAGATCGAGACCTGGCTGCGCCAGGAATCGCGGCAGCTCGATCACGAGCTGAGCACCATGACCCGCAGCCGCCGGGCCCGGATGAAGGACGCCCTGGACAGGGTCAGGGGACGCGTCGTCCTGGCCCTCGGCCTGGTCTCCCTGGCCCTGCTGATCGGCGCCCTGCGGACCGCGTCGACGGCGCTGACCTGGGTG encodes:
- a CDS encoding endonuclease, with translation MAAKTDGKPGRKKAGATDTAVVRALLDRQKRTYAAQAGIRLRDTPAPLYQMLVLATLLSARIRADTAVAAARALFDAGMRDPRAMARASWQQRVDALGKGGYRRYDERTSTMLGEGAELLLERWGGDLRRLREESDPRKALLDIPGIGPTGADIFLRDVQGVWPEFAPYADRKVLDGARRLGLPASPEKLGGLVTGRDLPRLADGLVHAALDRPLADEVLAAAKAA
- a CDS encoding DUF3040 domain-containing protein — protein: MDGRRLTEAERRALVEIETWLRQESRQLDHELSTMTRSRRARMKDALDRVRGRVVLALGLVSLALLIGALRTASTALTWVFAISWALTLISAAVLLFRPRDGTPRDPAGPERR